In Carnobacterium sp. CP1, the following are encoded in one genomic region:
- a CDS encoding D-2-hydroxyacid dehydrogenase, whose amino-acid sequence MNLIMFGTREDEKDAAMVWSKKTGINVETTTEILTMDTLGKVKGNDGVLIQQTGKLDEALYPALAEMGIKQLATRSAGYDMFDLKAAKENGLAITNVPAYSPNAIAEFAVTASLNMIRHMDLIKKNVENHNFSWNKGILSREVRSMKIGIVGTGRIGRITGELFAGFGAEIIGFDLYPNDEARKFLTYKDTLEELVKEADLVSIHMPATEDNYHLFNKELLAQMKDGAYLVNTARGTIVDTEDLLEALENRKLAGAVLDTYEYEHPFVNKDLKGAAIDDDIFNALMARDDIFYTPHIAFYTETAVENLVEGSLDATRDIITSGKSDFEVK is encoded by the coding sequence ATGAATTTAATTATGTTTGGAACACGTGAAGATGAGAAAGATGCAGCGATGGTATGGAGTAAAAAAACAGGTATCAACGTTGAAACAACAACGGAGATTCTTACGATGGATACACTGGGTAAAGTAAAAGGCAACGACGGCGTTTTGATCCAGCAAACAGGAAAATTAGATGAAGCTTTATATCCTGCCTTAGCTGAGATGGGTATCAAACAGTTGGCTACTCGTTCTGCTGGTTACGATATGTTTGATTTGAAAGCGGCAAAGGAAAACGGATTAGCAATCACAAACGTACCTGCTTATTCGCCTAATGCTATTGCAGAGTTTGCCGTTACAGCTTCATTAAACATGATTCGTCATATGGACTTAATCAAAAAAAATGTAGAAAACCACAACTTCAGTTGGAACAAAGGCATCTTAAGCAGAGAAGTGCGTTCAATGAAAATAGGGATCGTAGGAACAGGTCGTATTGGGCGCATTACAGGCGAGTTATTTGCTGGTTTCGGTGCTGAAATCATCGGCTTTGATTTGTACCCAAATGATGAAGCGCGTAAGTTTCTTACCTATAAAGATACACTTGAAGAATTAGTAAAAGAAGCGGACTTGGTTTCAATTCATATGCCTGCAACTGAAGACAACTACCACTTATTTAACAAAGAGTTATTGGCTCAAATGAAAGACGGTGCTTATTTGGTCAATACAGCAAGAGGAACGATCGTGGATACAGAAGACTTGCTTGAAGCACTAGAAAACAGAAAACTAGCGGGCGCAGTTTTAGATACCTATGAATATGAGCACCCATTTGTCAACAAAGATTTGAAAGGCGCCGCAATTGACGATGATATTTTCAATGCATTGATGGCGAGAGATGATATTTTCTACACTCCTCATATTGCGTTCTATACAGAAACAGCAGTTGAGAACCTAGTAGAAGGATCGTTGGATGCGACTCGTGATATCATAACTAGCGGCAAGAGCGATTTTGAAGTAAAATAA